The region ctggctggaagttttgttttcaacactgagatacaatttttttaatcttaacaaTGTGTAAAGTGTATTGTAattgatattttaagaaatattaagagaaaaactAACACACttgattcttaaaatattatcCATTGTAGATTTCAGTTCACGTTTTTAGTGGAAAGGAATCAGAAAGAGTAGTCAACTGAAAATTAACTTTGGTCAGTCCCTAAATACCATCCTCTACTTTCATGGTCTATACATTGGTGACTACAAGTTAGTAAGGTGATCTTACATTGTAAACCATTGGCATCTATGATTATGTGCATCAGTactatagaaaaaaattcttccacCATCtcaattcctttttcttctcatatCTAGAGTGCTAGTGGTTTTTCACCTTCATATTTCTGCACTTATCTTTAAATTGCTGGCTGCTTAATTTTTGTAATTCCTCCTCCAGTTTCAAATTCCCCAAAGTGAAAAAGTGGAAAGCATAAAAGGTTTTGAGGATTTTAGGAATACCCATGAATATTTTCTACTTTGTCCCCAGAGTTATCCAGGAACCCAAAAAACTGCCCAAAACTCTTACCTGAGCACTCTGTCCagatgatttttgagacagaatgaaGACAATTTGAGTTCCTTAATGTTTTCCATACGTTGCAAATGActaaggaaatttttaaagactttcccACTCAGAGATCTAAAAGGGACTTTCAGCAGACTAAGGCTCTTTAGGTGGCTCATCCGAGACAGGATGTTGGTGATGTCAGTCAGCGAAACCTTATCAACTAACAGCCGATTAACACAGTTGAGATCAAGAAATCTCAGGGTGCGTTTGCAGTCACCCAATTTAACAACTTGTAAATCTCGACAGCATATGTGCAAAGCCCCTAAACTCTCCACAATTTTCCTCACAAGCAAAGCCGAAAATTTCTTTTCCATTAAGGAACCACCTAGGGAAAGATCCACTAATAATTCAACAGGCCTGGGTAACTGGCTTGTGGACTCTAAATCTATAAAACGAAGCTGTCCTTCTATTTTCATGACAGAGTGGTCAGAATAAgtacaagaatgaaaacagaaaggtgATTCGATGCTGACGTCAGGGCATGTGATTCTACAGTGAATGTCTCGCCTTAAATCTAGGATCCTCAGTTTAGGTTTCCTGTAGGGGTAAGAGGAGATAGAATATCTGAGAAATAGCAAATGATAATGAAACACAGTAGGAACAATGATGACATATAGGAACAAATCCTTTTATCCATAGTTGGTACTCCTTGTACTAACTACCAAAAAGTCTTTGCTGAGAAAATTCAACCTCCTTTCCCCCATCCTTTGTACACTTTAAATCCCCTCCAGTATTTATGCTCCTGTCCTTTTCTTAAATAACACCTGTTACATAAACCCATCAATAGAATCCTCAATAACAGATTTCCTAAGGAATATTGAAGACATCAATCTTTAATGTGTTACCAAGTTTTAGCCGAGTCTCACAAATAAGCCTGCAGCATTCACTAGTTACTACTTCTAAGAGAGTATCATATTGTAGTATTACCTCCTATGTGTTACCATGTCTCTATTATACAGTCTTACCAAGAATCAGTGTTCTTTGCAGGACATACTGGAAGATTCTCAATCATGGCTTTCAGGAGTTCATGTTGAGGCTCCCGTACAGTTAATGTCCCAAGATGGAGGCAGTAAAAGGGCCAAACTTTCACCATCTCACTCAATATATTCTTATGCCTACCCTTGAAGGCAGCAATGAACAATGGAACAAAAAGATCTCTTGGAATATCCTCCAGAGCTTGGATTGCTGCAGACTCATGTCTCAGCAAACACTGTATAGCAAGATCCAAcagagttttggggttttttgcaTCCATTTTTGTGAACCTGCATCAGTAGGAGAAACATTTAGAATTTCTGGGGAAACACAGAGGGTCTTCTTTGCAACCCGTGCTAGTAAAGAACAAAtgatttaaagaagaaatcaatcaGATAGCCACCACCAGCTACTTCTACTATAGACACAGATTAGAAATAGACTTGTGAGTTTATAACcgtatgtgtttatttatgtgttacTACTCTCTCCCGCATGTACATATACTCTGTGTCTTATAAAATATCATCAAATGGGTAGTAAGTAAGCAGAAAACAATTTTGGTCCCTTATCTACATGAATTCCAGTATTTTCCCTCAGTAGTATATATGCTAtgatgaagaaaaagataaatctaCATAAGTGGTacaatagtaaataataaaacatcaaattaattgtgattaaagagaaaaagaatgacaTTCTAGCCCTTGATTTGTCTCACCCCCATCACTGTATTCGTGGCAGATGAAGACACCAAAACTCTACAAGATACACATGAAGGAAGATGGTTAAGAACTTAAAGTTGATGTTAAGAGTATTCAGAAACATTAGTCATGAATTAATcctaaaggagaaaaagaaaatataaaatcaaaataattcagtACAGTTTGGGACAAAGACTTCAAAACTGTTCAACTCAAAGCTGTATGTTTTCTCATGTGtggaaagtaaaaattaaatagtcAGTATGATCATGGAATAATGACTTCTAAGGTCTAGGAGAGGTGGCAGGGGTTGGGGTCACAAAACAGATATAATTCATGTAACCTAGAGGTTGGTATGGACATATCACAATGAGTTCCATTAATATGAATGATGAGTATGTGTTACAAAAATGTATATCAAATgcaatatcaaatagaaaaaatatgGAGGGTTTAAAACTGCACTCAGGCTCTGAGAAATAATAAATTGATGTGGATAGGAGAAACATTCAAGAAAATTTATTAAtgatgaaaaaacaaaatgaggggAATTAAGAATCCGGTAACACATAAAAGAATCAGAAAGCTAAATATTTCTTCTACTGCTGGAACAACAACAAATCCTCTAAAATGCCTACATAGcactgataaaaagaaaacagcatgatAAATTGGATAGATTATAAAACAACATATCATATGAATacacaaataaggaaaaaattgaagtaaaaacattaaaaccatcagaaaacagagtaACTGTTGCTTATCACCTACCTAATATGGTACTTTGCTACAGCATCTTGTACACTTTGTGGCATTGTCTTTTGATAAAATAACTTGATGACTAAGATTTAAAGAGTGTTACATTTTCTGGAGGCTTCTAGTATTTCAATCTCATGCACATGTCTAAGGGTCTTAAAAAGGTGGTCTTCTGTTGTAGCTCAAAGTGCAAGAGAGGGCAAGTGATTCCTTTTGGTGAAGAACTTTGTTATATGTGTGGAAAAATTTAGTCTAGAAAGGAAGGGACTGGGCAGGTTCATGTAACAAAGTAGCTGATTTCACACACTGTTACAAATGTTAGTGAAATGTATTCAAGAATTTGCTGTTTAATGTTagtgaaatgtatttaaaaatttgctGTTTGTGCTCCTtggaatatttgtaaatattccaGGAAGCATTTTTCTGACAACACTTACAACTTGGTCTCTTCCAAAAATTGTATTTACTGTGAAAACTTAACACCTTTGTCAATTAATTGtacctcaataaaaataaaacctgcaagaaaagtaaaaaaaaaattcaattgtgGATGTGCCTGATATGATTGAATAAGGACTCCAGATTACATTATAAGGGTTTTGGAGCAATGctatttaaatttgacttttccTAACAAAGTCAACATTAAAAAACATTCAAAAAGTTCTCCCTGAACTGATGTTTAAAATTCTGAGGTAACACCACTTGCACGTGAATGAGCAATCTCTGCCACCTTGTGAGGACACTGATGATTCCAGGCGTGAGACTGGGGACCAATCCTACATCTGAAGCCATTTACCTTCTGGTTCAGTGCTGGTGAAACTGAGAATCCTGAGTTTCTGGTCCACAAAGGCCTTAGGTTGCAGCAGCCTCCTCCCTCTCACAGATGGTCTACTGTTGGGTGAGAAGTGAATGCGCTAAgacaaaaatcccaacacagatATCAGTGCTCTATTTCCTTCTCCTGTCCTCTTCATTCActtattattatttctacttttaaaacagaacattttattaattatttggaaatttcacaatGCATAAAATGTATTCTATTAATATCTGACCCCAGCACTGCCCATATGTCCTCCTAGATCATTTCCCACCTCTAAACACCTCCCAACTATATGTGGTCTTTTTCACACACATTGGGTATGATTAGTCCTATTTTTGCCCAAACTGAGTTTTAACTTAATAATCTACTGTACATTACTACTGTGAGTATCTGCTGCATAGTTGTTGGGGCACAGTAGTTGACTTTAATACTTTCTGTGTGTACTTCTATATATAGTTTAGCTATCACagtggtttcttttcttctttctttttgggacTTGATAATGAGCCCTCCGCAGATGGCTATACACTATGAAAAGATAAACTGGAAGGTGTCACATACCCATCCAACTTGATACAGAAGTCACGACACGAAATTATGATAAAGCACAGCAAATGAAAATATCTCTCAATGTCATATCAAAAAAATGCAGAAGTATTTAAAATGCTGAACAGATAGTCTAAAAGTATACTTGAGAAAAAAAGTATGGTGTTCAACTGAAGAAACCAGGGGGGGAGTCAGTAAGCATAATTACTTCATGGTTTTTGCTTCCAGATTCCTGTCTTGAATTCCTAACCTGACTTCCCAGGATCATGGACATATAagagaaaaagttaaataaaacctttcctcccaagttgctttcagtTATGGTGTTTTTCACAGAAACGAGAAAGCAACCTGGAGCAAGAATCTATAGACTATTACATTCAATAGCTACAGGATACATATCTTCTCAGTAGTCCATGGGATACTCTGTGATATAGACACCAATGTAAGTCACTGTGCaagtaaaaactatttaaaagtaaaaacaat is a window of Arvicola amphibius chromosome X, mArvAmp1.2, whole genome shotgun sequence DNA encoding:
- the LOC119804554 gene encoding melanoma antigen preferentially expressed in tumors-like, whose amino-acid sequence is MDAKNPKTLLDLAIQCLLRHESAAIQALEDIPRDLFVPLFIAAFKGRHKNILSEMVKVWPFYCLHLGTLTVREPQHELLKAMIENLPVCPAKNTDSWKPKLRILDLRRDIHCRITCPDVSIESPFCFHSCTYSDHSVMKIEGQLRFIDLESTSQLPRPVELLVDLSLGGSLMEKKFSALLVRKIVESLGALHICCRDLQVVKLGDCKRTLRFLDLNCVNRLLVDKVSLTDITNILSRMSHLKSLSLLKVPFRSLSGKVFKNFLSHLQRMENIKELKLSSFCLKNHLDRVLRVLPPSLEFLYLSFCDISYRDFRFLAQCPQIYHLKMLNLSNNAMYWDNFEPFQTLLLNLSGTLKHLEINHCLINDSAISVLIPSLIRCTQLSILSFASNPITMPMLVNIMHSLTPLMKLKYVIYPIPMHCYERRHFQSRLDRRRLAIVQLQLKAMLQVAGRRDMKWTTYSE